CTCTTTGCCCTTGCTTTGCAGATCGATGGTGTGGTCGTAAAAGCCCACCACGCCTTGCACGGCGCCAGCGATCAGCTGGTTTTCGGCATCCACGCCGGCAGGCTGCGACTGCAGCTCGACCTTCAGCCCTTCGTCCTTGAAGTAGCCCAGCGCCTCGGTCAGCTTGGCCGGCAGGTAGATGATCTTGTTGATGCCGCCCACCATGATGGTGATGGGTGTGTCGGCAGCCTGCGCCAGCGGCGCGCCAGCGGCCAGCGCGGCGCCCAGGGCGGCGGCCAGCAAAGTGCGGCGGGGAAGTGCTTTCATGTTTGTCTCCTGCGGTGAAGGTGGCTTGGCGGTCAGACTTCGCCTGCCCGTGGTCTCAATGTAGGCAGCGCCGCATTTCAGCCGGCTTTCGCTGCACCGCAGCAAATCTCAGGGATTACCCTAGGACGGCGATCATTCCAAGCCAAATCGCCCTCTGGCGCAGGTGCAGCGTGCGCCACCAGCTATCAAAACGATAGTATTGGCAAGGTACCGACATCTACAATGTCCCCGCCATGAAACTGCTGCTGATCGAAGACGATGCGCAACTGGCGCACTGGCTGGTGCAGCTGCTGCGCGAGCAGGACTTCCTGGTCGACCATGTGGCCGACGGCGGCGCGGCCGACCGCCTGCTGGCGCAATCGCACTACGACGTGGTGCTGCTGGATTTGAACCTGCCGCAGCTGTCGGGCAAAGGCGTGCTGCGCCGCATCCGCGAGCGGCAGGACGACGCTGCCGTCATCGTGCTGACGGCGTCCGCCTCGCTGGACCAGAAGGTGCAATGCCTGGAAATGGGCGCCGACGACTACCTGGTCAAACCCATCGAGGTGCGCGAACTGGTGGCGCGCATGCAGGCGCTGCTGCGGCGGCAGCGCCCCGGCAAGGCCAACGACATCACCTGCGGCGACCTGCGCTACGACCTGCGCACCCGCCAGTTCACACTGGCCGGCGCCGACCTGGCCCTGCCCCCGCGCGAGCGGCATTTGCTGGAAACGCTCATCCTGCACGCGGGCACCACGGTATCGCGCCAGGCGCTGGTGGATGGCCTTTTCGGCATCGACGAAGAAGCCAGCGCCGACGCGATCGACCTGTACGTGCACCGCCTGCGCAAGAAGCTGGAAGCCAGCAGCACCACCATCGTCACCCTGCGCGGCGTGGGCTTTCTGCTGCGCACGCGGCAGGATTGATGCGCCTGCACGCCATGACCAGCCTGCGCGTGCGACTTGTGCTGTGGCTGCTGCTGCCGCTGTCGCTGCTGGTGGCGCTGTGCGGGTGGCTGAGCTGGCGCAACGCCGCCAGCGTGGCCGACTACGTGCAAGACCACGATCTGCTGGCCTCGGCCAAGGTGCTGTCGGACCGGCTGATCTGGGAAGACAACGACGTGCGCGCCAGCGTGCCGCCGGCGGCGCTCAGCCTTTTCGTGTCGCCCGCGCACGACCAGGTCTTCCTCAGCGTGATCGGCACCGACGGGCAGGTGCTGGCGGGCAAGGCCGACTTTCCGCTGCCGCAACCGCTGGCGCTGCGCGGGCCCGACCGCGCCCAGTGGTACGACACGGCCTTGCAGGGCCTGCCGATGCGCGCCGTGGTCACGCGCCGCGCCATGTACGAAGCCGGCGGCGCACGCGAGATCACCATCGCCGTCGCCAAGACCACGCGCAGCCGCGACCAGATGCTGCAAACGCTGTGGCGCCCCACCATGGAATACCTGCTGCTGGCGCTGCTGCTGGCGGTGGTGCTCAGCACCGTGGCGCTGACCTGGGAGCTGCGACCCATCGTGCGGCTGAACCGCCAGTTGGCCGCGCGCGACCCGCTGCAGCAGGACCTGGCCCTGGACCCGCGCGGCCTGCACAACGAGTTGCGCCCGTTGACCGACACCGTCAATGCCTTTGCGCGCCAGCTGCGCGCGCATTCGCAGGCGCAACGCCGCTTCATCGCCGACGCGGCGCACCAGTTGCGCACGCCGCTGGCGCTGCAAGCCTCGCAGATCGAATTTGCGCGCTACACCCGCGCGCACCGCCAAGACTGGGACACACGGCGCGCCGACATGGACGCCATGTGGCAGCAAATGGCCAGCAGCAACCAGCGGCTGATCGCCGTGTCCAACCAGCTGCTGCTGCTGGCGCAGGCCGAGCAGGACGAAGCGCACCACCACCTGACGCCGCTGGACCTGGGCGCCGCGGCGCTGGCAGCGGTAGAGGAGCTGGCCGCGCTGGCCGACAAACGCCACATCGACCTGGGCATGGATCTGCCCGCCGAAGGCGCCCGCGTGCACATACTGGCGCAAGCCGCGCTGCTGGATGCGCTGGTCGTGAACCTGATCGACAACGC
This genomic interval from Ottowia oryzae contains the following:
- a CDS encoding sensor histidine kinase translates to MTSLRVRLVLWLLLPLSLLVALCGWLSWRNAASVADYVQDHDLLASAKVLSDRLIWEDNDVRASVPPAALSLFVSPAHDQVFLSVIGTDGQVLAGKADFPLPQPLALRGPDRAQWYDTALQGLPMRAVVTRRAMYEAGGAREITIAVAKTTRSRDQMLQTLWRPTMEYLLLALLLAVVLSTVALTWELRPIVRLNRQLAARDPLQQDLALDPRGLHNELRPLTDTVNAFARQLRAHSQAQRRFIADAAHQLRTPLALQASQIEFARYTRAHRQDWDTRRADMDAMWQQMASSNQRLIAVSNQLLLLAQAEQDEAHHHLTPLDLGAAALAAVEELAALADKRHIDLGMDLPAEGARVHILAQAALLDALVVNLIDNALRYTPEGGRVTIGVRQAGNVAELTVDDNGPGIAAEARERVFERFYRGEHTATPGSGLGLAIVREVARAFGAEVSLSGHADGNTGLRVTVRFHAPGPHEADEAAAPAVG
- a CDS encoding response regulator transcription factor codes for the protein MKLLLIEDDAQLAHWLVQLLREQDFLVDHVADGGAADRLLAQSHYDVVLLDLNLPQLSGKGVLRRIRERQDDAAVIVLTASASLDQKVQCLEMGADDYLVKPIEVRELVARMQALLRRQRPGKANDITCGDLRYDLRTRQFTLAGADLALPPRERHLLETLILHAGTTVSRQALVDGLFGIDEEASADAIDLYVHRLRKKLEASSTTIVTLRGVGFLLRTRQD